GGTTTTAAGATAATCAGATTCGTTGTGCGATTTACTATTTGTCATATAAACTCCCTTTGAATTCTAGAGAGTTTAAGTTCATCTTACGTGCCGGAAAATTGTGGAACCTATTAGATTTGACAGGAAAACTCTGGGAAATTTGACTCAGATCGTGTTTTTGCCCCGTCGACTTTACACCTAGAGCCTTACTTGAGACTCAGTTCCATTTCGATATTGCAGCGCTTGTAATCGGGGTGACCTTCGAGGCTCACGGTCTTAAACCCAAATTTTTTATAAAGATTGATAGCGGGTTCTAAAATCGTATTGGAGAGCAGCATGATTTTTTCGGCTTCTTTTGTCTTCGCCCACTCAATACAGGCCTTCATCAAAAGATCGCCGTACCCTTTGCCGCGCGCCTCTGGGGCTACGCCCATCTTTGCGAGCTCATAACATTTCTCTCCGTGTGGAACCATCGCACAGGTGCCCAGCGGTATGCCGTCTTCGAGCACAAAAAAGATTTCTCCACCAACATCAATAATATTTTCTTCGGGATGAGCGAGCTGCTGAATATCTTGCGCTTCGATCACAAAGTATTTTCTAATCCACTGGGTATTGAGATCACTAAAATCTTGCTTGAACTGAGGGTTCCACGTCACAACTTGTTCCATAAAAAAAATAATAATTTTTTTTAAACAATTACGCAATCCACCTGGATTATCCCCTGTGATATTTTCATAGTTTTCACTCAAGATCCCAATATGAGGGTTCGACGAGCCCGACCTCGTTGACATAATTTGGCAACATCTCACATCAAATCGGCTCAAATCAGCGCCTATTGTGGGCCTAATCATCCTTTATACGATCTGCCACTGGCACTGATTTCGCTAAAAGCGGACCGGAGGCCCTATGCTACGAATTTCTATGATCCTTGGTTTTTTTCTGCTCTCTCTCAACACTGCGGCCAGTGATGGCGTCGGGTTAGTCCTTATCAATGCTTTGTCTCAGACCTCCGAAGGCGGACCTATTGATTTCTATTGTTCGAATTATAAAAAGGAGACGGTATTCTCGGTGATGATCTCCGCTCGTCACAAAAGCGTCGATGTCTATCAAGCGAAAAAAGGACATACCGGCTCTTGCCACCGGATCGATACGAAAACCTTTTTCTCTCGATATCCCAAAGCCAATGCCTACATCGAGCAAGCGTGGCAGATCATTAGCTCTAAATCAGAAAACTCTAATTATTCTTTTGAAGTCCTCTTTAACAACGCCCGAACTATCGATGCTCAAGGCCATTTAACAAGACTCCAAGACTTTCTCTCCACAGCGGCGCAGGCCAAGACTCCGGGGAAACCCAGTGTTGTCCTCGTGGTTAAAGGCGTTGGCGATAACAACGGTTTCTACGAAGCGATCCCCTTGGAGTAACTGAATCAAGTTTCTCGAGTCCACGACTTGACCTCCCGGCGGCGACGATGGTCGCTAGCTCAATCCAATATTCTTTTTTTATCTTATGCTTTTTTTGAATTGGGCTGGGCGACTGGATTTAATTTTGGCCTTCCTGGCCAAAACCCTGCGGGCTGCCTGCGGCAGTTTTTAAAATCGCTTCCTGCGATTTTAATGAACCAGCTCTTAATACTCTACGATCGGTCGCTGTGTTTTTGTGGTTGGCTTTGTTGTTATTTTTTACCTTTTTTTGAATTGGTCTGACCGACTGGATTTGAACCAGCGACCTCTTGCACCCCAAGCAAGTGCTCTACCAAGCTGAGCCACGGTCAGACGTAAGGGAACGGCGAATGGACCTCAAGAGATGAGGTCGCTTCAGGGGTATTTCTATGCTTGGGACTTTAGGTTGTCAATCCAACAGGCGCTTACGAGCCATGCGAACTTCTTCGATAAAGTACTCGACCGAAGCGGCCCAGTGCTGGTTAATTTCTTTTTCGCGCTGGATAAGGATCTTATCGAGCTGAGCCACTTCGGGGCGGCGCGGATCGATTTCGATTTTACGCATATAATTGCGTGTGGCCGACTCTGTATTTTCTTCTTCATCCATTCCGGCATGGATAGAGCTCGCCAAAATCAAATCGGGCTTGGGCTCTTCCGCCTCGGCATGAAGATCCATCATCGTTTTATTCTGCTGACGAAGTCTTTTAAGGAACGAGCGAGCACCTTCGATCGAAAATCGATCCTCGTGAAGAAGCTTTTTAATGATCAAAGCCGTTTCGATATCTTTACGTGTATAGAAGCGCTGACCATTGCTCGATTTTTTAGGATGTAACACTTCGAATTCAGTTTCCCAATAACGGAGAACGTATTGTTTGACTCCAACGTAATCAGCCACTTCGCCGATCTTAAAGCCCAATTTATCGGGAATATTCTTAATTTTTTCCCGAAGAATATGGGTGTCTGTTACAAAAAGGTCCGATGTGGGTGTGTGGGTTTCGTTATTCATCATCGAATTCATCTCCGCCGACGTAGTCTGTTTTACCGTTCAGCATCGCCTTGAGAACTTGGCTCGGGCTAAAGTTCAACACACGGCGAGCGGTAATTGTGATGCGCTCTCCCGTTTGGGGATTGCGACCAATTCTTTCTTTCTTTTGTTTCACTTCGAATTTACCAAAGCCTGAGATCTTAACCTTCTCACCTTTGATCAGAGTGTTTCGGAGGGCATCAAAGACCATTTCGACCAGGTCAGAAGCTTCCTTTTTAGAAAACCCAATTTTCTCGTAAACGCGATCAACGATGTCCGCTTTGGTGACCGTTGAATTGGATACGTTTTTACCCGCCATTGAACCATCCTCCCTGAAAGGCCCGATATTTAAGAGCCCCCATATCTAAAGGCTAGCAAGTACTTGAAAACTTTCAACTTTTATCTTAATTGGATGGAGAGTTTCTGACTCACCGAGTCTATAATGACATTCATGAGCTTAAGGACTTCTTCGTCGGAAAGTGTGCGCTCCGAGGATTGAAAAATCATACGGAATGACAACGCTTTTTTATCAGAACCTAAAGCTTCACCTTCGAAGAGATCAACCACTCTTGCGGACGAAAGCAGTTGGCCACCGGCTTTGGTGATTTCTTTGATCACCGCCTGAGACTTCATCGATTTTGGCATCACAAAAGTGAGATCTTTTTCGACCGAAGGGAACGCTGAGAGCGGAACGAATCGGTGCGTTTTTTTGGCTTTAAATATTTCGTCAAAGTTGAGCTCGGCGAAAGCCACAGAGCCACGGAGCTTTTGCTCTTTTGAGATTTGCGGGTGTAGGCTTCCTAGGACTCCCACCGACTTTCCTCGCCACATGAGCTGTACGACCTGACTGGGGTGAAATAATCCGATGGTCTTCTCTGCCGTGACCCATTCCCACTTCCCTGACCCCTTCACAAAAACTTCAAGTAAGTTATCAATCATGGCCTTTAAACGATAGACCGGTGGCTGGTTTTTACCCCAGACTCCACTGTCCTGGCCCCAGGCCAAAAGCGCTAAGCGTTTTTCTTCGCCATAGGTTTTTCCATCGGTGTGAAAGGACGGGCCGATCTCAAAAATCTGCCCATTTAAATTCCCGTGACGAATATTGTGAGAGACATTGTTGAGTAAACTCGGAAGCAAAGAGGTTCTCATCACCGCGAAGTCCTCGGTGATTGGGTTTTTAAGAGCGATCGGTGCCGATGCTTTAAATCCAAACTTTTGATACGTCTCGAGCGGCGCTAAAACTTTGTCATGGAGAGCTTTATTCACGAAAGCGTAGTTCACCGCTTGGCTTGCACCTAGGCCAGATAAAGTCGCACCCACCTGCTGGCTTAAAAGATAGTCGGTCGCATGAAGTGTAGGCTCCGAAGACAAGACCGGAAGCTTTTCCACCAATCGATCATAACCATTTAAACGAGCGTACTCCTCGACCAAGTCTTCGGGAATTGTAATGTCCCCGCGTTGAGCCGGGGGAGTGACTTGGTTGCCGTTCACGTCGCAACCCAAACGCTTCATCTCCTCTGCAAACTCCGATTCGGAGATGGCATACCCTAAACGCTGAGCCACGTAAGCGACATCCACAGTGATGGGTTTACGCTCGATCGGATGCGGATAACGATCAAT
This sequence is a window from Bdellovibrionales bacterium. Protein-coding genes within it:
- a CDS encoding MerR family transcriptional regulator — encoded protein: MNSMMNNETHTPTSDLFVTDTHILREKIKNIPDKLGFKIGEVADYVGVKQYVLRYWETEFEVLHPKKSSNGQRFYTRKDIETALIIKKLLHEDRFSIEGARSFLKRLRQQNKTMMDLHAEAEEPKPDLILASSIHAGMDEEENTESATRNYMRKIEIDPRRPEVAQLDKILIQREKEINQHWAASVEYFIEEVRMARKRLLD
- a CDS encoding GNAT family N-acetyltransferase, whose translation is MRNCLKKIIIFFMEQVVTWNPQFKQDFSDLNTQWIRKYFVIEAQDIQQLAHPEENIIDVGGEIFFVLEDGIPLGTCAMVPHGEKCYELAKMGVAPEARGKGYGDLLMKACIEWAKTKEAEKIMLLSNTILEPAINLYKKFGFKTVSLEGHPDYKRCNIEMELSLK
- a CDS encoding integration host factor subunit alpha — translated: MAGKNVSNSTVTKADIVDRVYEKIGFSKKEASDLVEMVFDALRNTLIKGEKVKISGFGKFEVKQKKERIGRNPQTGERITITARRVLNFSPSQVLKAMLNGKTDYVGGDEFDDE
- the pheT gene encoding phenylalanine--tRNA ligase subunit beta; translated protein: MKISWNWLSDYIDIGDYRSQPEELGKILTAAGLEIEGIDDTAQKYKNVVIGKLITVDKHPDADKLTLCQVDIGQATTAQIICGAKNHKAGDYVVAALPGAILPGDFAIKISKIRGVESQGMLCSTKELGLDQEGDGILIYKEGQPGQSFAEKQGLNDIILEVNVTPNRADCLSHLGLAMELSALLKRPFRRPKIELTRSQYMGEVDVTIEEPERCARFAGCVVKTVKVGPSPAWMKQRLEAVGLRSINNLVDITNYVMLEYGQPMHAYDLREIKGGKIIVRLSKKGETFTTLDGTELTLTGDELMIADKERPVGIAGVIGGKNSGISDATTDIFFEAAYFNSQTVRRTSRRFGIDTDASYRFSRGVNPQLTTEALDRACELLQKVSQGGEVARISIDRYPHPIERKPITVDVAYVAQRLGYAISESEFAEEMKRLGCDVNGNQVTPPAQRGDITIPEDLVEEYARLNGYDRLVEKLPVLSSEPTLHATDYLLSQQVGATLSGLGASQAVNYAFVNKALHDKVLAPLETYQKFGFKASAPIALKNPITEDFAVMRTSLLPSLLNNVSHNIRHGNLNGQIFEIGPSFHTDGKTYGEEKRLALLAWGQDSGVWGKNQPPVYRLKAMIDNLLEVFVKGSGKWEWVTAEKTIGLFHPSQVVQLMWRGKSVGVLGSLHPQISKEQKLRGSVAFAELNFDEIFKAKKTHRFVPLSAFPSVEKDLTFVMPKSMKSQAVIKEITKAGGQLLSSARVVDLFEGEALGSDKKALSFRMIFQSSERTLSDEEVLKLMNVIIDSVSQKLSIQLR